In the Acidobacteriota bacterium genome, one interval contains:
- a CDS encoding IS1634 family transposase: MSLFDEINLVEIRSDAYPDERLMVCRNPLLARQRTRKRQEMLSKTEELLDEIVAATRRDRRPYRGRERIALRVGKVVKKYKMAKHFELDITEESFTYERNTESIAAEAALDGLYVIRTSLPAKEMGAEATVRAYKGLSVVEQAFRSYKTVDLKVRPIYHWSNDRVR, encoded by the coding sequence TTGTCTCTGTTTGACGAAATCAACCTGGTCGAGATCCGTTCGGACGCCTACCCCGATGAGCGATTGATGGTCTGCCGCAATCCGCTGCTGGCTCGACAGCGGACTCGGAAGCGCCAGGAAATGCTCTCGAAGACCGAAGAGCTGCTGGATGAAATCGTCGCGGCCACCCGGCGGGACCGCCGTCCTTATCGGGGTCGGGAGCGGATTGCGCTACGCGTCGGCAAGGTCGTGAAAAAGTACAAGATGGCGAAGCACTTCGAGCTCGACATCACGGAGGAGTCCTTCACCTACGAGAGAAACACCGAGTCCATCGCCGCCGAGGCGGCCCTGGACGGTCTTTACGTCATCCGCACCAGCCTGCCGGCCAAGGAGATGGGCGCCGAGGCGACCGTGCGCGCCTACAAGGGGTTGAGCGTCGTCGAGCAGGCCTTCCGCAGCTACAAGACCGTGGACCTGAAGGTGCGCCCCATCTACCACTGGAGCAATGACCGGGTGCGGG